From Hydractinia symbiolongicarpus strain clone_291-10 chromosome 11, HSymV2.1, whole genome shotgun sequence, the proteins below share one genomic window:
- the LOC130614364 gene encoding DNA replication complex GINS protein PSF3-like, with product MDASVHQQLKPRSSNVLYYDLDDIITMQEKVPVQFELPCYRLGFLDPSSSEEHINQGSKMEIPCWLAMELCTRRRHITSVELPKMYNESYRQIFKADANVLDLHKMGPNFYDFGLKLLHFQHMDSGIVARTLLEVFVKRFRKIMDASQNASHQDIVKLKQKLDELEIFLFNNGQKSLKDFIHWQQGTVGKLEISNTVSMQRKRKRTELEE from the coding sequence atGGATGCGTCAGTACATCAACAATTAAAGCCCCGATCCTCAAATGTACTTTATTATGATCTTGATGATATCATTACTATGCAAGAAAAAGTCCCTGTTCAGTTTGAATTGCCATGTTATCGGTTAGGTTTTCTAGACCCTAGCTCTTCTGAAGAACATATAAATCAGGGCTCCAAAATGGAAATACCATGTTGGTTAGCAATGGAACTTTGCACACGTCGACGTCACATAACATCCGTAGAATTGCCTAAGATGTACAATGAATCTTATCGACAGATCTTTAAAGCAGACGCTAATGTATTAGACCTACATAAAATGGGCCCTAATTTTTATGACTTTGGTTTAAAGCTGTTGCATTTTCAACACATGGACTCTGGGATTGTTGCAAGAACACTGCTTGAAGTGTTTGTTAAACGATTTCGTAAAATTATGGACGCTTCTCAAAATGCATCTCACCAAGATATTGTTAAACTGAAGCAAAAATTGGATgaattagaaatttttttatttaacaatgGACAAAAGTCTTTAAAGGACTTTATACATTGGCAACAGGGGACTGTAGGCAAGCTGGAAATTTCAAACACAGTGTCAATGCAACGAAAACGGAAAAGAACAGAACTTGAAGAGTAA
- the LOC130614363 gene encoding phosphoenolpyruvate carboxykinase, cytosolic [GTP]-like isoform X2, with product MASLPQGVNVTHGSFDKLSEKLKSFVAEKVKLCQPDALHICDGSDAEEKILTDTLVKAGMAHKLEKMDNCFAVRTNPADVARVESKTVICTKDKHESIPHAKEGVQGRLGQWADPDEMEKKLTKLFDGCMKGRTMYLIPFSMGPVGSPLAKIGIELTDSPYVTMCMKIMTRMGAKVLETLGDGDFVKCSHSVGKPLPCEPDPYNWPCNPENTIITHFPAKREIVSFGSGYGGNSLLGKKCFALRIASVIARDEGWLAEHMLILGLTNPEGKKKYIAAAFPSACGKTNMAMITPTIPGWKAECVGDDIAWMKFDKEGNLRAINPEYGFFGVCPGTSMVTNPEALLACQKDTVFTNVATTDDGGYFWEGVEDEVDLTGKKVTDWLGKPWTPGSETKAAHPNSRFCAPAKNCRVMDPLWESPDGVPIEAILFGGRRPHGVPLIFESFNWQHGVFVASSMCSEATFAAEHKGNAVMRDPFAMRPFFGYNAGQYFQHWLDMEKDKTHKLPKIYHVNWFRRDENGGFLWPGFGENSRVLAWIWDRLEGKDVAEKTPIGYIPKKDTINIDGLGNLDMEELMSVPKEYWMEQLDDLKKYYEDQLGEDLPKPVWDEFYSLRERFDKS from the exons ATGGCGTCATTACCACAAGGTGTCAATGTTACCCATGGCAGCTTCGATAAACTTTCCGAGAAATTGAAAAGTTTTGTTGCTGAAAAGGTGAAGCTCTGTCAACCTGATGCCCTCCATATTTGTGATGGCTCTGATgctgaagaaaaaatattaactgATACTCTTGTTAAAGCTGGGATGGCACATAAATTAGAAAAGATGGATAACTG CTTTGCTGTTCGTACTAACCCTGCTGATGTTGCAAGAGTTGAATCAAAAACTGTTATCTGTACAAAAGATAAACATGAAAGCATACCACATGCAAAAGAAGGAGTACAAGGAAGATTAGGACAATGGGCTGATCCTGATGAAATGgagaaaaaattgacaaaattattTGACGGATGTATGAAAG gaCGCACAATGTATCTTATACCATTCAGTATGGGCCCAGTTGGCTCTCCACTTGCAAAGATTGGTATTGAATTAACAGATTCCCCTTATGTTACAATGTGCATGAAAATTATGACTCGAATGGGTGCAAAAGTTTTAGAAACACTTGGTGATGGTGATTTTGTTAAGTGTTCACATTCTGTTGGAAAGCCCTTGCCATGTGAACCAGATCCATACAATTGGCCCTGCAATCCAGAAAATACAATAATCACACATTTCCCAGCCAAGCGTGAAATTGTTTCATTTGGGTCAGGTTATGGTGGCAACTCACTATTGGGCAAAAAATGTTTTGCGCTTCGTATTGCTTCAGTTATAGCAAGAGATGAGGGATGGTTAGCTGAGCACATGTTG ATTTTAGGGTTAACCAATCCTGAAGGTAAAAAGAAGTACATTGCAGCTGCATTTCCAAGTGCATGTGGAAAAACAAACATGGCAATGATCACACCCACTATACCTGGATGGAAAGCTGAATGTGTTGGTGATGACATTGCATGGATGAAGTTTGATAAAGAGGGTAACTTGAGAGCAATTAACCCAGAATATGGTTTCTTTGGTGTTTGTCCAGGGACTTCAATGGTCACAAATCCTGAAGCATTGTTAGCTTGTCAAAAGGACACAGTTTTTACTAATGTTGCCACCACTGATGATGGTGGTTACTTTTGGGAAG GTGTGGAAGATGAGGTCGATCTTACTGGCAAGAAAGTTACAGATTGGTTAGGCAAACCATGGACCCCTGGAAGTGAAACCAAAGCAGCACATCCAAATTCTCGATTTTGTGCACCAGCCAAGAATTGTCGAGTTATGGATCCATTGTGGGAATCTCCAGATGGCGTTCCAATTGAGGCGATCCTGTTCGGTGGACGACGCCCACATGGTGTACCGCTAATCTTTGAATCTTTCAACTGGCAACATGGTGTTTTTGTTGCCAGTTCCATGTGCTCAGAAGCAACCTTTGCTGCAGAACATAAAGGCAATGCAGTGATGCGCGACCCATTTGCTATGAGACCATTTTTCGGTTACAATGCTGGGCAATACTTTCAACATTGGTTGGATATGGAAAAGGACAAAACGCACAAGTTGCCAAAGATTTACCATGTCAACTGGTTTAGACGTGATGAAAACGGAGGATTTTTATGGCCTG gatTTGGCGAAAACTCTCGCGTTCTTGCTTGGATTTGGGATCGTCTTGAGGGAAAAGATGTAGCCGAGAAAACTCCAATTGGGTACATCCCCAAAAAGGATACCATCAACATTGATGGTCTTGGCAACTTAGACATGGAAGAATTAATGTCTGTACCGAAAGAATACTGGATGGAACAGCTTGACGACTTAAAGAAGTATTACGAAGACCAATTAGGAGAGGATTTACCAAAACCAGTCTGGGATGAATTCTATAGTCTAAGGGAAAGATTCGATAAATCCTAA
- the LOC130614363 gene encoding phosphoenolpyruvate carboxykinase, cytosolic [GTP]-like isoform X1: protein MAPYFQLHRLFITPFKFRIIHLRTMASLPQGVNVTHGSFDKLSEKLKSFVAEKVKLCQPDALHICDGSDAEEKILTDTLVKAGMAHKLEKMDNCFAVRTNPADVARVESKTVICTKDKHESIPHAKEGVQGRLGQWADPDEMEKKLTKLFDGCMKGRTMYLIPFSMGPVGSPLAKIGIELTDSPYVTMCMKIMTRMGAKVLETLGDGDFVKCSHSVGKPLPCEPDPYNWPCNPENTIITHFPAKREIVSFGSGYGGNSLLGKKCFALRIASVIARDEGWLAEHMLILGLTNPEGKKKYIAAAFPSACGKTNMAMITPTIPGWKAECVGDDIAWMKFDKEGNLRAINPEYGFFGVCPGTSMVTNPEALLACQKDTVFTNVATTDDGGYFWEGVEDEVDLTGKKVTDWLGKPWTPGSETKAAHPNSRFCAPAKNCRVMDPLWESPDGVPIEAILFGGRRPHGVPLIFESFNWQHGVFVASSMCSEATFAAEHKGNAVMRDPFAMRPFFGYNAGQYFQHWLDMEKDKTHKLPKIYHVNWFRRDENGGFLWPGFGENSRVLAWIWDRLEGKDVAEKTPIGYIPKKDTINIDGLGNLDMEELMSVPKEYWMEQLDDLKKYYEDQLGEDLPKPVWDEFYSLRERFDKS, encoded by the exons ATGGCACCATATTTTCAATTACATAG actttttatAACACCTTTCAAGTTTCGTATTATCCACTTGAGAACAATGGCGTCATTACCACAAGGTGTCAATGTTACCCATGGCAGCTTCGATAAACTTTCCGAGAAATTGAAAAGTTTTGTTGCTGAAAAGGTGAAGCTCTGTCAACCTGATGCCCTCCATATTTGTGATGGCTCTGATgctgaagaaaaaatattaactgATACTCTTGTTAAAGCTGGGATGGCACATAAATTAGAAAAGATGGATAACTG CTTTGCTGTTCGTACTAACCCTGCTGATGTTGCAAGAGTTGAATCAAAAACTGTTATCTGTACAAAAGATAAACATGAAAGCATACCACATGCAAAAGAAGGAGTACAAGGAAGATTAGGACAATGGGCTGATCCTGATGAAATGgagaaaaaattgacaaaattattTGACGGATGTATGAAAG gaCGCACAATGTATCTTATACCATTCAGTATGGGCCCAGTTGGCTCTCCACTTGCAAAGATTGGTATTGAATTAACAGATTCCCCTTATGTTACAATGTGCATGAAAATTATGACTCGAATGGGTGCAAAAGTTTTAGAAACACTTGGTGATGGTGATTTTGTTAAGTGTTCACATTCTGTTGGAAAGCCCTTGCCATGTGAACCAGATCCATACAATTGGCCCTGCAATCCAGAAAATACAATAATCACACATTTCCCAGCCAAGCGTGAAATTGTTTCATTTGGGTCAGGTTATGGTGGCAACTCACTATTGGGCAAAAAATGTTTTGCGCTTCGTATTGCTTCAGTTATAGCAAGAGATGAGGGATGGTTAGCTGAGCACATGTTG ATTTTAGGGTTAACCAATCCTGAAGGTAAAAAGAAGTACATTGCAGCTGCATTTCCAAGTGCATGTGGAAAAACAAACATGGCAATGATCACACCCACTATACCTGGATGGAAAGCTGAATGTGTTGGTGATGACATTGCATGGATGAAGTTTGATAAAGAGGGTAACTTGAGAGCAATTAACCCAGAATATGGTTTCTTTGGTGTTTGTCCAGGGACTTCAATGGTCACAAATCCTGAAGCATTGTTAGCTTGTCAAAAGGACACAGTTTTTACTAATGTTGCCACCACTGATGATGGTGGTTACTTTTGGGAAG GTGTGGAAGATGAGGTCGATCTTACTGGCAAGAAAGTTACAGATTGGTTAGGCAAACCATGGACCCCTGGAAGTGAAACCAAAGCAGCACATCCAAATTCTCGATTTTGTGCACCAGCCAAGAATTGTCGAGTTATGGATCCATTGTGGGAATCTCCAGATGGCGTTCCAATTGAGGCGATCCTGTTCGGTGGACGACGCCCACATGGTGTACCGCTAATCTTTGAATCTTTCAACTGGCAACATGGTGTTTTTGTTGCCAGTTCCATGTGCTCAGAAGCAACCTTTGCTGCAGAACATAAAGGCAATGCAGTGATGCGCGACCCATTTGCTATGAGACCATTTTTCGGTTACAATGCTGGGCAATACTTTCAACATTGGTTGGATATGGAAAAGGACAAAACGCACAAGTTGCCAAAGATTTACCATGTCAACTGGTTTAGACGTGATGAAAACGGAGGATTTTTATGGCCTG gatTTGGCGAAAACTCTCGCGTTCTTGCTTGGATTTGGGATCGTCTTGAGGGAAAAGATGTAGCCGAGAAAACTCCAATTGGGTACATCCCCAAAAAGGATACCATCAACATTGATGGTCTTGGCAACTTAGACATGGAAGAATTAATGTCTGTACCGAAAGAATACTGGATGGAACAGCTTGACGACTTAAAGAAGTATTACGAAGACCAATTAGGAGAGGATTTACCAAAACCAGTCTGGGATGAATTCTATAGTCTAAGGGAAAGATTCGATAAATCCTAA
- the LOC130614367 gene encoding transcription elongation factor SPT4-like, which produces MILYIYIFLDKQNRHKVKNTRPKKMSLDSIPKELRHLRACLLCSMVKTLEQFERDGCDNCERFLHLKGDREQNLSCTSANFDGVVSMMSPDDSWVAKWQRIDKLRPGCYAVSVSGKLPSGVVKELKSRGIPYRSRDTSSNT; this is translated from the coding sequence AtgatattgtatatatatatatttttagataaaCAAAACAGACACAAAGTAAAAAACACAAGGCCTAAAAAGATGTCTTTAGATAGCATACCAAAGGAGTTAAGACATTTACGAGCTTGTCTACTTTGCTCTATGGTTAAAACGTTAGAACAGTTTGAAAGAGATGGGTGTGATAATTGTGAACGGTTCCTGCATCTGAAAGGAGACAGGGAACAAAATTTATCTTGTACGAGTGCTAACTTTGATGGTGTAGTCTCCATGATGAGCCCAGACGACAGCTGGGTTGCAAAATGGCAAAGAATTGACAAACTAAGACCTGGTTGTTATGCTGTATCAGTTAGCGGAAAATTACCGTCTGGTGTTGTGAAAGAGCTGAAGTCTAGAGGAATACCATATCGTTCAAGAGACACATCGTCAAATACTTGA